The Arachis ipaensis cultivar K30076 chromosome B07, Araip1.1, whole genome shotgun sequence genomic interval TAAATAACACTTGTTACTAGGTGAGTCTAGAATTTCCAGTCTAAAATTTAGGTTGGTTTGGCTTTTGTGGTGAGAATTATCCAAGTTGGAAGTAACTCCTTGCTGTTTGAAAAGCTGAAATTGATAGATTTCTACATCAACTTTCAACATGCATAATTTCCACTACAAAATAGATATTTAGATTTTTACTATAAGTCAGATTTGTTGTCAGCCTTGTGTGCTCGCATATTTTCCTGAGTTCTTGAGACTATAATGGTCAGTGAGCTAGGATCCTTAGATGGTTATAAACTTTGGTCTGATACGATCGCGTGGACACAATGTTTGCGCAATTCTGACGTTATTTTTGTTTATAAACTGGGAAAGAAATTTGGCATGATGGGATTTTCTTGTTAAGAGATAAGTATAAAGATAATTAATAGTAATAATCAAGTGCAACATAGTAATTTGAATAATGACAACCTCATAACCTTAATAAAAGAGATTAAAAAacactaaagataagataaaaaaggaGAATATATAATTGTTCAAGAATAAGTAGAAATTGAAGATGATGGATGTTCAAGAATAAGTAGAGTTGGGAATATCCATAAAAAAACTTAAGAAAAGAGTGTAAGAGACCTAATATAAATGTTAGAATCACTAATGATAGAGTTGAATTGATTGGCACACAAAGGACCTACAAGATGAGCACGAAGAATACAAAAGACAAAAATAGTATGAAAGTACAAAAGATTTATAAGCTTATTAGAGAGCTGAGGGCAAGAGTTCCTCTAGAGAGTAACAAAAGATAGAGATGTGTTCCTCATAGAGAAAAGAGTTAAGTCCCAAGATGTTTCTTTTACTGCCTAGCAAAGCGGATAGATAGTGCTAATGTAGAGACGCCAGCCTAACTGATAGCCTATTTCTCATTGAGATGCACTTTTCAAAGCTATAGCGAGTTATTATTAGTATCATTTCTAGCCCAACTGACATGGATAAAACCGTGATGCTATGGTATCCTAACTAACGAAGAGAAGAAGAGGAGCGAATGGCAAACGAGCCAAATAATGCCAGAAAGacacttggtgactttactgctcCCACTTCTGGAATTTATGAAAGTAGCATAGTGAGACCTAATATACAAGCAAATAGTTTTAAATTGAAGGCCACTTTCATCCAATTGGTGCAACAAGGTCAGCTTAGTGGGAACCCTCAAGAAAATCTAAATCTGCACATATCTAACTTCCTACAAATATGTCACATAGTAAAGAATAATGGGGTCTCTCTCGAAGCCATCCAACTAAGGTTGTTCCCATTCTCTCTGAGGGACAAGGCAAAGTAGTGGCTCCAGACCCAACCTCTGGATAGTATAGCaacttgggatgatttggttaatAAATTTCTATCCAAATTCTTTCCACTATAAAAATTAGCCAGGTTGAGACATGATATTCAAATCTTCACCCAGAAAGATGGAGAGTCCTTCTATGAATcctgggagagatataaggaGATGCTGAGAAAGTGCTTTCATGATATATTTCCTGACTGGTTACAACTCCAAACCTTTTACGACGGAGTCACCCACGCTTCTAGAACCTTGCTTGATTCATCAGTAGGCAGATCATTGCATAGAAAAACCACTGAAGAAGCTCTGGAGTTAATATAAGTAATAGCCAACAATCAATAAATGTACTCAGCAGAGAGATCAATGAACAGAAGAGTGATGAAATTAAGCACGTTAGACACACTATTGGCATAAAACAAGAAGATATCTCAACAAATCTCTTTAGTAACAAAACAAATGGGGAACATGCAAGTGTTCACAATGGGAACACAAGTCGTTACTTGTGACTTGTGTGGAGGAGGCCACAAGAATAAAGGATGTGATGTACTGCAAGGAGACCAACCATCCATAAAGCAAGTGAACTACATGGAAAACTTCTCAAGACCACCACAGAATGACCGCTTCTCAAAGACATACAATCTAGGGTGGAGGGACTATCCAAATTTTGGTTGGGGAAACCAAGAGTAAAAGAACTTCAATGTACCACTTCAACAACAAGCATTTCCAGTGCAACCACAAAACTCTCAAAAACTCTCTTCCCTTGAAGCTGCAATAGAGAAATTATTACAATCCACATCCACATTGGCAAAATCAAATTCCACTTTCATGTAACAAATTAAGAGCTTCATTGATGAGACAAGAGCAAATTTTAAGAACCAAGAAGCCTCCATTTGGAACATAGAAGTGCAAGTGGGACAAATTACTAAGCAATCAGCAACAACATATTCCAACGCCTTCCCAAGTGACACTAAGCCCAATCCTAGAGAAGAATACAAGGCTATTATCCTGAGTAGTGGGAAGGTAATTGGCAAAGAACCCCTAAAGAAAATTGAAGAGAAGTTATGAAGCCTATGAAGATAGAAGAGGAGAAAGAACAAAAGCAAGAGAAGGAAGTAGTAAAGGCATACCAACCAATAATTTGATTCCCTCAAAGGCTTAAGCACAGAACCAAGAGAAGCAATACTCTAAATTTCTGGAGGTAttcaagaagctacaaatcaacatTTCGTTCATAGAGCCTTAGAGCAAATGGAGctttatgctaaattcatgaaggagttgttgtctaAGAAAAGATTGTTGAAAAAAGATCTGATAGTGGTTATGACCAAGGAGAGTAGTAAAATCATTCAAGGAGATATGCCAAAGAAACTAAAGGATCTAGTGAGCttccaaattccatgcaccattggaacCACCACTCTTGAGAAGGCATTGTGTGATCTAGGGACAAGCATCAATCTGATGCCCTTGTCCATGATGAAGAAGTTACAAATCAAAGAGATGAAACCAACAAGAATAGCTCTACAAATGGAAGATAGATTAGTGAAGTTTGCACATGGGGTGGTGGAAAACATTTTAGTCAAGGTGGAAAAATTCTTTCTACCAGTAGATTTTGTAATCCTTGATATCGAGGAAGTTGAAGATGCCTCCATCATCTTTgggagaccattcctagctattaGAAGAGCTCTCATAGATGTAGAAAAGGGAGAGCTCACATTGAGGGTACATAAAAAACACATGGTCTTCAATGTTTTCAAAGACATACTTCATCCAAGTGAAGGAAAGAGCTGCATGAAGATTAACCTCATTAATCCAGCACCACAAGACGAAAAAGCTACCACCCACTCTTTGGAAGTTTCATGTCTATGCTTGGAAGCAAAGGAAGATTTAGCAATGGGACGATTAGTGGAAGACACCATAATAAAAGACAGACATAACACCAACAAGAATGAAGATGAAAGGGGTAGAGCACCAGTCAAACTAAAGATGGAATTTTCTCCTCCAATTCCCAAGCCCATATCTTTGGGAACCAACAAAGCTCCCCCTGTGATTAAGCATGCCTCATTGAGAAAGGATGAAGGGATTCATATGAAAAAGATCAAAAGGTAGCAAAACAAGAGAATAAATGAAAAAAACTTTGCACCAGGACAGAAGGTGCTACTAGTCCATCCACCACTGATGAAGCTAATTCCAAGAAAATTCAACTCAAGTTGGTCCAGACCTTACATAGTGAATAACATTCTCTGCCATGAACACATTGAGACCATAGATGAAGATAAAGGATGGAAATTCATAGTGAGAAGGGAGAGGTGAAAGCACCATGTTCAACATCCACCCCAACAAGTGTCACCATttaagctagtgacattaaaagagtgcTTATTATGAGGCAACCCAATTATTGGTATCCTTttattttatccttttattttgtCTTTGATTTAGTTTGTCTCATTTGAATAAGCTCAtacatatcttatctttattttatttgataatcATGATCATTCAACTTGCATTACTCATCTTTATCACCTTTCATCACTTGTGTTTTTTTCTTTGTTGCTTGGGAACAAACAaccactttaagtttggtgttggaagctGCGTAGAACATCAACCAGAAAGAGAAAGAGACATTGTGAAGAGTGAGTTGGTAGCTTTTGATGCACCACCATTTCGTGatacattttgtgcttaatttaggtagattttatccacttttcccacatttattctatgaaatagcatggtttcataatTTTCTCCTAAACTgtacttaagtgtaaaaacatgctttttaggcccttaaattgctaattttgattcacctttgattccactagatgccttgatgtgtttgttgagtgatttcaggttgaaaaagctaggaatggatcaaaggaatgaagagaaaagcatgcaaaatggagaaatcatgggaaatcaaggatttgggaggcactcaacgacgcgcacgcgcaatAGATGCACACGCATGGaattgaagtcgcatggcgatgcatacgcgtacatgacgcgtacgcgtggaaagcaAAATTgccaagcgatgcgtacgcgtgacccacacgtacgcgtcgatgctcgcacgtgacttctTTAGAGAAATTGTGCTTGGGAAATTCAGAGGAGATCTTGGCCCAGTTTTGAGCTGAATTTTGGCGTGAAATGAATAAAAGGATCAAGGATTGAAGAGAAAAGGAAGACTTTTCACACATTCATACACTTTAGGCTAGTTTAgaggtagtttctagagagggaagctctctcttctctctagaattaggataggattaggtttaattcttctctagatctaggtttaatttcttcctttcatcttgtttccatttcaatttcttgttgttacatctttgctctcttagttttcttgccaaTTTCCATTTATATTGACAcactattgttggatttggattcacTTTTGATGCAATTCATGTTTTACTTACCtttgttgtttaattgagttgttgttaattctttgcaattgagtagttgtagatttaataTACTCTTGTTGTCCATTTaccatgcttttcccatttgccttccaagtgtttgataaaatgcttcgaaggatgttagagtagattcttctcctcttggctttggttgagtaattggagactcttgagttatcaaactcctttgttgattgatgattggAAATTACTAATTGACTAGAAtgtcactaactctagtctttccttaggagttgactaggacttgaggattcaagttgatttatccacttgactttccttcatggttagaggttgactaagtgggagcaatggataattgatgtcataattgatgatgataatgaggataggacttccaattctcatttcttgccaagagctttcttagttattagtttacttcttttgcaatttatctttcatgtctcttatcaaaccccaaaatatgcatctcataaccaataacaagaacacttccctgcaattcctttgagacatgacctgaggtttaaatacttcggttatttttattggtgtttgtacttgtgacaaacaaatttttgcatgagaggattatttgttggtttagaaactatacttgcaacgaggatttattgtgaaaatctaaaccgtcaaaaatccgttcatcaaaatggcgccattgccagggatttCAAAATGTGTgccatgttattggttattgtctatatgtgaatattgtgaatatgtttgccttttgcttctttgtttgtttttggtagttgtaggagtttgttctctttatttgtttC includes:
- the LOC107607345 gene encoding uncharacterized protein LOC107607345; this translates as MELYAKFMKELLSKKRLLKKDLIVVMTKESSKIIQGDMPKKLKDLVSFQIPCTIGTTTLEKALCDLGTSINLMPLSMMKKLQIKEMKPTRIALQMEDRLVKFAHGVVENILVKVEKFFLPVDFVILDIEEVEDASIIFGRPFLAIRRALIDVEKGELTLRVHKKHMVFNVFKDILHPSEGKSCMKINLINPAPQDEKATTHSLEVSCLCLEAKEDLAMGRLVEDTIIKDRHNTNKNEDERGRAPVKLKMEFSPPIPKPISLGTNKAPPVIKHASLRKDEGIHMKKIKR